In a genomic window of Wyeomyia smithii strain HCP4-BCI-WySm-NY-G18 chromosome 1, ASM2978416v1, whole genome shotgun sequence:
- the LOC129719031 gene encoding UDP-glycosyltransferase UGT5-like isoform X4 — MISPASSYRFAALSVSLQIVSTENILFLQTLASKSHHIWNKQIFDRLYDNGHNLTILSFEEETSVPGKTFLVVEHFMERVMAEYKDGWDNVDLRNPFKNIMMMYEYYGISSRILEKDDAVQQLLAYPKTFKFDLIIHDLTMGQFLLGFVEYFGNPPLVSVTAFNIPPHVTTMADTPLRTTYMPHYASCFDSKMSFLERVKNTLYWTVDIFMRNRVYMANENRRIKRLFGKEATSATIIERQSDVVLVNADFSMDYYQALPPNVIPVGGLHVSRKENSPPIINQFIARANKGVILLSFGTNIGSEMLGERINQAIFNVFRSMPNYGFIWKHDQPEKLGVPPPNLLVLKWVPQATVLSNKRTKLFISHGGLLSLQEATWHGVPVVALPMFVDQFSNAEKLVRAGVGVALPMLDIDETKLGKAISTILDEPSFTTKMKERSYHFKGQPQHPLDRAIFWIEKVIENEGLSYLHSPAHDMSVFAVYGLDMVGVVLLVAVGYYLLIRKHFKKRSAPKKEHKSKKE; from the exons ATGATAAGCCCAGCAAGTTCTTATCGTTTTG CTGCTCTATCGGTTTCGCTTCAAATAGTGTCGACGGAGAATATTCTTTTTCTGCAAACGCTTGCGTCCAAAAGTCACCACATTTGGAACAAACAAATCTTCGATCGTCTGTACGACAATGGACATAACCTCACAATTCTTTCCTTCGAGGAAGAAACATCGGTTCCTGGTAAGACTTTTCTGGTAGTTGAACACTTCATGGAACGTGTGATGGCTGAGTACAAAGACGGATGGGATAACGTGGACCTTCGCAACCCTTTCAAAAACATCATGATGATGTATGAATACTACGGAATCAGTAGTCGAATTTTGGAAAAAGATGATGCCGTTCAGCAGCTGCTGGCTTACCCAAAAACATTCAAGTTTGATTTGATCATCCACGATTTAACGATGGGACAGTTTCTGCTGGGGTTTGTGGAATACTTCGGCAATCCTCCGTTGGTTTCAGTTACGGCCTTTAACATTCCACCCCACGTAACAACCATGGCTGATACCCCTCTACGAACAACTTATATGCCACACTACGCTTCATGTTTTGATTCTAAGATGAGCTTCCTCGAACGAGTTAAAAATACTCTGTATTGGACGGTGGACATATTCATGCGCAACCGAGTTTATATGGCCAACGAAAATCGCCGCATCAAGCGGCTCTTTGGAAAAGAAGCAACGTCCGCCACGATAATTGAAAGACAATCCGACGTTGTGCTGGTGAATGCCGATTTTAGCATGGACTACTATCAGGCGTTACCACCCAACGTAATACCCGTGGGAGGGCTTCATGTATCCCGCAAAGAAAACAGTCCACCTATAATCAACCAATTCATAGCACGTGCCAATAAGGGCGTAATCCTGCTCAGTTTTGGAACCAACATAGGCAGCGAAATGCTTGGTGAACGTATCAATCAAGCTATCTTCAACGTGTTCCGCAGCATGCCCAATTATGGATTTATCTGGAAGCATGACCAACCGGAGAAGCTTGGCGTGCCGCCACCGAATCTGCTTGTGCTCAAATGGGTTCCTCAGGCTACAGTTCTGTCCAATAAGCGAACAAAACTTTTCATCAGCCATGGCGGATTACTAAGCCTGCAGGAAGCCACCTGGCACGGAGTTCCCGTTGTTGCACTTCCCATGTTTGTTGATCAATTCTCCAACGCTGAAAAGCTTGTCAGAGCCGGAGTTGGCGTTGCTCTACCGATGCTTGATATTGACGAAACAAAACTTGGTAAAGCAATCAGCACCATTCTTGACGAACCGAG CTTTACTACAAAAATGAAGGAACGATCGTACCATTTCAAGGGTCAACCCCAGCACCCGTTGGATCGCGCCATCTTTTGGATCGAAAAAGTCATCGAAAACGAAGGGTTAAGCTATCTGCATTCCCCCGCTCATGATATGAGTGTGTTTGCGGTGTATGGTTTGGATATGGTAGGAGTTGTCCTGTTGGTGGCTGTTGGGTATTACCTATTGATCAGGAAACACTTCAAGAAAAGATCCGCTCCAAAAAAAGAGCACAAATCTAAGAaggaataa
- the LOC129719031 gene encoding UDP-glycosyltransferase UGT5-like isoform X5 encodes MRRLPALSVSLQIVSTENILFLQTLASKSHHIWNKQIFDRLYDNGHNLTILSFEEETSVPGKTFLVVEHFMERVMAEYKDGWDNVDLRNPFKNIMMMYEYYGISSRILEKDDAVQQLLAYPKTFKFDLIIHDLTMGQFLLGFVEYFGNPPLVSVTAFNIPPHVTTMADTPLRTTYMPHYASCFDSKMSFLERVKNTLYWTVDIFMRNRVYMANENRRIKRLFGKEATSATIIERQSDVVLVNADFSMDYYQALPPNVIPVGGLHVSRKENSPPIINQFIARANKGVILLSFGTNIGSEMLGERINQAIFNVFRSMPNYGFIWKHDQPEKLGVPPPNLLVLKWVPQATVLSNKRTKLFISHGGLLSLQEATWHGVPVVALPMFVDQFSNAEKLVRAGVGVALPMLDIDETKLGKAISTILDEPSFTTKMKERSYHFKGQPQHPLDRAIFWIEKVIENEGLSYLHSPAHDMSVFAVYGLDMVGVVLLVAVGYYLLIRKHFKKRSAPKKEHKSKKE; translated from the exons ATGCGGAGGTTAC CTGCTCTATCGGTTTCGCTTCAAATAGTGTCGACGGAGAATATTCTTTTTCTGCAAACGCTTGCGTCCAAAAGTCACCACATTTGGAACAAACAAATCTTCGATCGTCTGTACGACAATGGACATAACCTCACAATTCTTTCCTTCGAGGAAGAAACATCGGTTCCTGGTAAGACTTTTCTGGTAGTTGAACACTTCATGGAACGTGTGATGGCTGAGTACAAAGACGGATGGGATAACGTGGACCTTCGCAACCCTTTCAAAAACATCATGATGATGTATGAATACTACGGAATCAGTAGTCGAATTTTGGAAAAAGATGATGCCGTTCAGCAGCTGCTGGCTTACCCAAAAACATTCAAGTTTGATTTGATCATCCACGATTTAACGATGGGACAGTTTCTGCTGGGGTTTGTGGAATACTTCGGCAATCCTCCGTTGGTTTCAGTTACGGCCTTTAACATTCCACCCCACGTAACAACCATGGCTGATACCCCTCTACGAACAACTTATATGCCACACTACGCTTCATGTTTTGATTCTAAGATGAGCTTCCTCGAACGAGTTAAAAATACTCTGTATTGGACGGTGGACATATTCATGCGCAACCGAGTTTATATGGCCAACGAAAATCGCCGCATCAAGCGGCTCTTTGGAAAAGAAGCAACGTCCGCCACGATAATTGAAAGACAATCCGACGTTGTGCTGGTGAATGCCGATTTTAGCATGGACTACTATCAGGCGTTACCACCCAACGTAATACCCGTGGGAGGGCTTCATGTATCCCGCAAAGAAAACAGTCCACCTATAATCAACCAATTCATAGCACGTGCCAATAAGGGCGTAATCCTGCTCAGTTTTGGAACCAACATAGGCAGCGAAATGCTTGGTGAACGTATCAATCAAGCTATCTTCAACGTGTTCCGCAGCATGCCCAATTATGGATTTATCTGGAAGCATGACCAACCGGAGAAGCTTGGCGTGCCGCCACCGAATCTGCTTGTGCTCAAATGGGTTCCTCAGGCTACAGTTCTGTCCAATAAGCGAACAAAACTTTTCATCAGCCATGGCGGATTACTAAGCCTGCAGGAAGCCACCTGGCACGGAGTTCCCGTTGTTGCACTTCCCATGTTTGTTGATCAATTCTCCAACGCTGAAAAGCTTGTCAGAGCCGGAGTTGGCGTTGCTCTACCGATGCTTGATATTGACGAAACAAAACTTGGTAAAGCAATCAGCACCATTCTTGACGAACCGAG CTTTACTACAAAAATGAAGGAACGATCGTACCATTTCAAGGGTCAACCCCAGCACCCGTTGGATCGCGCCATCTTTTGGATCGAAAAAGTCATCGAAAACGAAGGGTTAAGCTATCTGCATTCCCCCGCTCATGATATGAGTGTGTTTGCGGTGTATGGTTTGGATATGGTAGGAGTTGTCCTGTTGGTGGCTGTTGGGTATTACCTATTGATCAGGAAACACTTCAAGAAAAGATCCGCTCCAAAAAAAGAGCACAAATCTAAGAaggaataa
- the LOC129719031 gene encoding UDP-glycosyltransferase UGT5-like isoform X3 encodes MISPASSYRFGWSKITVEPACGAALSVSLQIVSTENILFLQTLASKSHHIWNKQIFDRLYDNGHNLTILSFEEETSVPGKTFLVVEHFMERVMAEYKDGWDNVDLRNPFKNIMMMYEYYGISSRILEKDDAVQQLLAYPKTFKFDLIIHDLTMGQFLLGFVEYFGNPPLVSVTAFNIPPHVTTMADTPLRTTYMPHYASCFDSKMSFLERVKNTLYWTVDIFMRNRVYMANENRRIKRLFGKEATSATIIERQSDVVLVNADFSMDYYQALPPNVIPVGGLHVSRKENSPPIINQFIARANKGVILLSFGTNIGSEMLGERINQAIFNVFRSMPNYGFIWKHDQPEKLGVPPPNLLVLKWVPQATVLSNKRTKLFISHGGLLSLQEATWHGVPVVALPMFVDQFSNAEKLVRAGVGVALPMLDIDETKLGKAISTILDEPSFTTKMKERSYHFKGQPQHPLDRAIFWIEKVIENEGLSYLHSPAHDMSVFAVYGLDMVGVVLLVAVGYYLLIRKHFKKRSAPKKEHKSKKE; translated from the exons ATGATAAGCCCAGCAAGTTCTTATCGTTTTGGTTGGTCGAAGATAACTGTTGAACCCGCATGCGGAG CTGCTCTATCGGTTTCGCTTCAAATAGTGTCGACGGAGAATATTCTTTTTCTGCAAACGCTTGCGTCCAAAAGTCACCACATTTGGAACAAACAAATCTTCGATCGTCTGTACGACAATGGACATAACCTCACAATTCTTTCCTTCGAGGAAGAAACATCGGTTCCTGGTAAGACTTTTCTGGTAGTTGAACACTTCATGGAACGTGTGATGGCTGAGTACAAAGACGGATGGGATAACGTGGACCTTCGCAACCCTTTCAAAAACATCATGATGATGTATGAATACTACGGAATCAGTAGTCGAATTTTGGAAAAAGATGATGCCGTTCAGCAGCTGCTGGCTTACCCAAAAACATTCAAGTTTGATTTGATCATCCACGATTTAACGATGGGACAGTTTCTGCTGGGGTTTGTGGAATACTTCGGCAATCCTCCGTTGGTTTCAGTTACGGCCTTTAACATTCCACCCCACGTAACAACCATGGCTGATACCCCTCTACGAACAACTTATATGCCACACTACGCTTCATGTTTTGATTCTAAGATGAGCTTCCTCGAACGAGTTAAAAATACTCTGTATTGGACGGTGGACATATTCATGCGCAACCGAGTTTATATGGCCAACGAAAATCGCCGCATCAAGCGGCTCTTTGGAAAAGAAGCAACGTCCGCCACGATAATTGAAAGACAATCCGACGTTGTGCTGGTGAATGCCGATTTTAGCATGGACTACTATCAGGCGTTACCACCCAACGTAATACCCGTGGGAGGGCTTCATGTATCCCGCAAAGAAAACAGTCCACCTATAATCAACCAATTCATAGCACGTGCCAATAAGGGCGTAATCCTGCTCAGTTTTGGAACCAACATAGGCAGCGAAATGCTTGGTGAACGTATCAATCAAGCTATCTTCAACGTGTTCCGCAGCATGCCCAATTATGGATTTATCTGGAAGCATGACCAACCGGAGAAGCTTGGCGTGCCGCCACCGAATCTGCTTGTGCTCAAATGGGTTCCTCAGGCTACAGTTCTGTCCAATAAGCGAACAAAACTTTTCATCAGCCATGGCGGATTACTAAGCCTGCAGGAAGCCACCTGGCACGGAGTTCCCGTTGTTGCACTTCCCATGTTTGTTGATCAATTCTCCAACGCTGAAAAGCTTGTCAGAGCCGGAGTTGGCGTTGCTCTACCGATGCTTGATATTGACGAAACAAAACTTGGTAAAGCAATCAGCACCATTCTTGACGAACCGAG CTTTACTACAAAAATGAAGGAACGATCGTACCATTTCAAGGGTCAACCCCAGCACCCGTTGGATCGCGCCATCTTTTGGATCGAAAAAGTCATCGAAAACGAAGGGTTAAGCTATCTGCATTCCCCCGCTCATGATATGAGTGTGTTTGCGGTGTATGGTTTGGATATGGTAGGAGTTGTCCTGTTGGTGGCTGTTGGGTATTACCTATTGATCAGGAAACACTTCAAGAAAAGATCCGCTCCAAAAAAAGAGCACAAATCTAAGAaggaataa
- the LOC129719031 gene encoding UDP-glycosyltransferase UGT5-like isoform X1, translating into MISPASSYRFGWSKITVEPACGGYVNTALSVSLQIVSTENILFLQTLASKSHHIWNKQIFDRLYDNGHNLTILSFEEETSVPGKTFLVVEHFMERVMAEYKDGWDNVDLRNPFKNIMMMYEYYGISSRILEKDDAVQQLLAYPKTFKFDLIIHDLTMGQFLLGFVEYFGNPPLVSVTAFNIPPHVTTMADTPLRTTYMPHYASCFDSKMSFLERVKNTLYWTVDIFMRNRVYMANENRRIKRLFGKEATSATIIERQSDVVLVNADFSMDYYQALPPNVIPVGGLHVSRKENSPPIINQFIARANKGVILLSFGTNIGSEMLGERINQAIFNVFRSMPNYGFIWKHDQPEKLGVPPPNLLVLKWVPQATVLSNKRTKLFISHGGLLSLQEATWHGVPVVALPMFVDQFSNAEKLVRAGVGVALPMLDIDETKLGKAISTILDEPSFTTKMKERSYHFKGQPQHPLDRAIFWIEKVIENEGLSYLHSPAHDMSVFAVYGLDMVGVVLLVAVGYYLLIRKHFKKRSAPKKEHKSKKE; encoded by the exons ATGATAAGCCCAGCAAGTTCTTATCGTTTTGGTTGGTCGAAGATAACTGTTGAACCCGCATGCGGAGGTTACGTAAACA CTGCTCTATCGGTTTCGCTTCAAATAGTGTCGACGGAGAATATTCTTTTTCTGCAAACGCTTGCGTCCAAAAGTCACCACATTTGGAACAAACAAATCTTCGATCGTCTGTACGACAATGGACATAACCTCACAATTCTTTCCTTCGAGGAAGAAACATCGGTTCCTGGTAAGACTTTTCTGGTAGTTGAACACTTCATGGAACGTGTGATGGCTGAGTACAAAGACGGATGGGATAACGTGGACCTTCGCAACCCTTTCAAAAACATCATGATGATGTATGAATACTACGGAATCAGTAGTCGAATTTTGGAAAAAGATGATGCCGTTCAGCAGCTGCTGGCTTACCCAAAAACATTCAAGTTTGATTTGATCATCCACGATTTAACGATGGGACAGTTTCTGCTGGGGTTTGTGGAATACTTCGGCAATCCTCCGTTGGTTTCAGTTACGGCCTTTAACATTCCACCCCACGTAACAACCATGGCTGATACCCCTCTACGAACAACTTATATGCCACACTACGCTTCATGTTTTGATTCTAAGATGAGCTTCCTCGAACGAGTTAAAAATACTCTGTATTGGACGGTGGACATATTCATGCGCAACCGAGTTTATATGGCCAACGAAAATCGCCGCATCAAGCGGCTCTTTGGAAAAGAAGCAACGTCCGCCACGATAATTGAAAGACAATCCGACGTTGTGCTGGTGAATGCCGATTTTAGCATGGACTACTATCAGGCGTTACCACCCAACGTAATACCCGTGGGAGGGCTTCATGTATCCCGCAAAGAAAACAGTCCACCTATAATCAACCAATTCATAGCACGTGCCAATAAGGGCGTAATCCTGCTCAGTTTTGGAACCAACATAGGCAGCGAAATGCTTGGTGAACGTATCAATCAAGCTATCTTCAACGTGTTCCGCAGCATGCCCAATTATGGATTTATCTGGAAGCATGACCAACCGGAGAAGCTTGGCGTGCCGCCACCGAATCTGCTTGTGCTCAAATGGGTTCCTCAGGCTACAGTTCTGTCCAATAAGCGAACAAAACTTTTCATCAGCCATGGCGGATTACTAAGCCTGCAGGAAGCCACCTGGCACGGAGTTCCCGTTGTTGCACTTCCCATGTTTGTTGATCAATTCTCCAACGCTGAAAAGCTTGTCAGAGCCGGAGTTGGCGTTGCTCTACCGATGCTTGATATTGACGAAACAAAACTTGGTAAAGCAATCAGCACCATTCTTGACGAACCGAG CTTTACTACAAAAATGAAGGAACGATCGTACCATTTCAAGGGTCAACCCCAGCACCCGTTGGATCGCGCCATCTTTTGGATCGAAAAAGTCATCGAAAACGAAGGGTTAAGCTATCTGCATTCCCCCGCTCATGATATGAGTGTGTTTGCGGTGTATGGTTTGGATATGGTAGGAGTTGTCCTGTTGGTGGCTGTTGGGTATTACCTATTGATCAGGAAACACTTCAAGAAAAGATCCGCTCCAAAAAAAGAGCACAAATCTAAGAaggaataa
- the LOC129719031 gene encoding UDP-glycosyltransferase UGT5-like isoform X2, translated as MRRLRKQYSLCSTVVRMKLKFISLLAALSVSLQIVSTENILFLQTLASKSHHIWNKQIFDRLYDNGHNLTILSFEEETSVPGKTFLVVEHFMERVMAEYKDGWDNVDLRNPFKNIMMMYEYYGISSRILEKDDAVQQLLAYPKTFKFDLIIHDLTMGQFLLGFVEYFGNPPLVSVTAFNIPPHVTTMADTPLRTTYMPHYASCFDSKMSFLERVKNTLYWTVDIFMRNRVYMANENRRIKRLFGKEATSATIIERQSDVVLVNADFSMDYYQALPPNVIPVGGLHVSRKENSPPIINQFIARANKGVILLSFGTNIGSEMLGERINQAIFNVFRSMPNYGFIWKHDQPEKLGVPPPNLLVLKWVPQATVLSNKRTKLFISHGGLLSLQEATWHGVPVVALPMFVDQFSNAEKLVRAGVGVALPMLDIDETKLGKAISTILDEPSFTTKMKERSYHFKGQPQHPLDRAIFWIEKVIENEGLSYLHSPAHDMSVFAVYGLDMVGVVLLVAVGYYLLIRKHFKKRSAPKKEHKSKKE; from the exons ATGCGGAGGTTACGTAAACAGTATTCACTTTGCTCGACGGTAGTGaggatgaaattgaaatttatttcacttcTAGCTGCTCTATCGGTTTCGCTTCAAATAGTGTCGACGGAGAATATTCTTTTTCTGCAAACGCTTGCGTCCAAAAGTCACCACATTTGGAACAAACAAATCTTCGATCGTCTGTACGACAATGGACATAACCTCACAATTCTTTCCTTCGAGGAAGAAACATCGGTTCCTGGTAAGACTTTTCTGGTAGTTGAACACTTCATGGAACGTGTGATGGCTGAGTACAAAGACGGATGGGATAACGTGGACCTTCGCAACCCTTTCAAAAACATCATGATGATGTATGAATACTACGGAATCAGTAGTCGAATTTTGGAAAAAGATGATGCCGTTCAGCAGCTGCTGGCTTACCCAAAAACATTCAAGTTTGATTTGATCATCCACGATTTAACGATGGGACAGTTTCTGCTGGGGTTTGTGGAATACTTCGGCAATCCTCCGTTGGTTTCAGTTACGGCCTTTAACATTCCACCCCACGTAACAACCATGGCTGATACCCCTCTACGAACAACTTATATGCCACACTACGCTTCATGTTTTGATTCTAAGATGAGCTTCCTCGAACGAGTTAAAAATACTCTGTATTGGACGGTGGACATATTCATGCGCAACCGAGTTTATATGGCCAACGAAAATCGCCGCATCAAGCGGCTCTTTGGAAAAGAAGCAACGTCCGCCACGATAATTGAAAGACAATCCGACGTTGTGCTGGTGAATGCCGATTTTAGCATGGACTACTATCAGGCGTTACCACCCAACGTAATACCCGTGGGAGGGCTTCATGTATCCCGCAAAGAAAACAGTCCACCTATAATCAACCAATTCATAGCACGTGCCAATAAGGGCGTAATCCTGCTCAGTTTTGGAACCAACATAGGCAGCGAAATGCTTGGTGAACGTATCAATCAAGCTATCTTCAACGTGTTCCGCAGCATGCCCAATTATGGATTTATCTGGAAGCATGACCAACCGGAGAAGCTTGGCGTGCCGCCACCGAATCTGCTTGTGCTCAAATGGGTTCCTCAGGCTACAGTTCTGTCCAATAAGCGAACAAAACTTTTCATCAGCCATGGCGGATTACTAAGCCTGCAGGAAGCCACCTGGCACGGAGTTCCCGTTGTTGCACTTCCCATGTTTGTTGATCAATTCTCCAACGCTGAAAAGCTTGTCAGAGCCGGAGTTGGCGTTGCTCTACCGATGCTTGATATTGACGAAACAAAACTTGGTAAAGCAATCAGCACCATTCTTGACGAACCGAG CTTTACTACAAAAATGAAGGAACGATCGTACCATTTCAAGGGTCAACCCCAGCACCCGTTGGATCGCGCCATCTTTTGGATCGAAAAAGTCATCGAAAACGAAGGGTTAAGCTATCTGCATTCCCCCGCTCATGATATGAGTGTGTTTGCGGTGTATGGTTTGGATATGGTAGGAGTTGTCCTGTTGGTGGCTGTTGGGTATTACCTATTGATCAGGAAACACTTCAAGAAAAGATCCGCTCCAAAAAAAGAGCACAAATCTAAGAaggaataa